The sequence TTTGCTGAAGTCCTCAAGCTGGTGATGGAATTGTAGGCACAGTATTTCTACTATTGTATGTACCTAACTTTTATATCAGTTATCACCATGTATATCTTCTTTCTGCCTTAATGTGTTTTCAATATGCCTAGATTTACTCATGCTGGCTGATGTATATCCCAACAATAAGCAGAAAggagattaaattcaataaggattTGATATAAATACCCAGTTCACACCTCCAATAATAATGTGTCACATCaactttttcaaagtaaaattaaaagagaTGAGATCTCAACACATAACACAGGCATTTACCATTATTAAAATTACATTATGTAGTGTTACGTCAAACCCGTGATTTTGTCTTTGGTCTCACTTTTTTCCCCCTAGTTTCTTCGAAACTTTGGTCGTCATCTTCTTTTTATCATCATGTGTAGATAAGTTAGGAAATCAGAAAAAGCATGTGTAAATAAGTTTCACTTATCTTGACCGATTGAGATTCGTGCAGATTTCAAATCTAGCATTTTCTCTTAGTCGTTTGATCTAGGGTTTTGATGGATATtaagtatatataaatacaaaccTTAAAGCACGTTTTTACACATTCAAGAGGGGAGTGTTATGTACACAGATTTGGAGATTTTCCATACCCTTTTGGAACTATAGTTGGGAGACCTTGTGCAAACAATAGAACCAGTTATAAAGCAAAGTTGTTACATTTAATCAACTATAGTTGCTGATCTAAATCTTTGAGTgaagatctcaaagtcacaaactaGAGAGTTTGTCCAAATCTTTGAATGGAGATCTCAGAGTCACAAACAAAGGGAGTTTGTGTGCAATAGTTTCACAATAGAAGAGTTCATGGATTTGGAGTTACGTGTGGTCATGAGGTATTTGTAGATTTAGGGTGAAGTTTATTgtataaacttcaattctatTAGTGAAATGTTGCTTTGAGGAttgtttaggttaaatcctctttaggttttttactttgaaaccacaattttaaaagttttcttgggtcatcattcTTGGTATACATGTGATTTGTGAATGTTTGATATTTGTTTAAATCAGATCTAttgcataattaatttaattaattatttgtttaaaagtTGATTAAATCTGAGACAACTAGTGTCTAAAACCCTAACACAACTCATTTAAGACAATTTGTTTTTGACCGAACTTGATCTTGGCCAAACTTGATTGATTCAAACTCTAACTTAATTGAACCAACTTGTGCCAAAATTGAGTTGAGCTTGTTTTCTATGGTTGTCACAGTTGCTGGGGTAGGGAGTTGGATGGAcaatgtgtatgtgtgtatgtgtgtgtgtgtctgagagagagagagggagagagagaaatttctcAATGGACTTTGAATTCTCAATCAACAATGGCATCTTTGGTGGTGTCTTCAGTAAAACCAATGACTTCCCTCAGATCCAATGGTGTCTACGACGGCATCTCACATTGGTGGtgggatttttaatttttttatgataaatttaattttctaattatattaGTTGAATATGATAACAATGAGAATAAGTGGACTTTGAATTCTCAATCAACAATGGCATCTTTGGTAGTGTCTTCAGTAAAACCAATGACTTCCCTCATATCCAGTGGTGTCTATGACGACATCTCACATTGGTGgtgggatttttattttttattttttgtgataaatttaattttctaattatattaGTTGAATATGGTAACAATGAGAATGAGGTCTAGGTATGATTCTTTGTAGTAACTCCTATTTctctatttataaaaatatgatgTGTCACATTGGTATAGGATGGTGTAAATAGTTGCATTTGCATCAAatcattattaaatttaatctcTTCTCTAATCATATTAGCTAATAGAGTTTAAGGGGAGTGattgtttatttattgtatATCAATTTTTCTACGACCACAACTTTTGTCAAAACTCTAAAGTGGTTGATTTTAAAGGGTAGACAATAATTTATACATAGTCCCTCTACTTATTCTCCACTATTCACAGTCAACTACATCAAATTTGTGGCGAAAGTAATGCAACAAAagttgtatttcaaaatttttctcataatttatgTAGGGTAGATAGATTTATTGATGCAATTTCCATTAATATAAGGACATCATATGAAACTCTAAGAGTCTTGTAAGTCAATTAGCACATCTAGTTTATCTAACAAAGACGTATAGGGTTCAAATTCCCACTTTCctattataactattgaatttataaaagcaaaaaaaaaaaaaaaaaaagtcatcatattatatttatatgaatcCTTTAATAAAAGTGTTAGAAATGACTCATAGTAACtcaacacctttttttttatttttttattattttttttttaatttctaatatcATTACCTTTTCCAATAATGTATAAAACCTTTAATAAAATGTAAGAAATAAATCGTGGCCATAAAACGTAAGACAAAAATTGCACTAGGAAAGATTCTTCGCAACGTGTCCTAACTTAGATTGCAAGCTACGCAGCAAGTCCGCTATATAGAGCTGGACTTAGAGTCATCCGACATCGATGGAATTTGAAAGATGTTCATTCAATTGAATTATGAGGaagatttttagagaaatttcCAAGATGTTCACTTCAAGTTTAATTTCTGCACTTCAATAGGATTCAAAAGGATAATACTTCGGGAGAAACACGTTATTGTTAattcaaagtttgaaaaaataaaaaaaatgctagtgCCACAGGGGCACAACTCGCCCACACCAAGTGACAAATTAGGAGTAGTAGAAAAAAATTAGTGGGTTCACAACTTCACCATTCACAACTTGTCATATGAGtgagttgtgacaaaaattgtattatttgtTATGATCCTTTTCAAAAATGTTATCCTAGTTATTTGACACCATTTGTTCGAGTTAATATCTCAAGAGAGGGCATAGGTTCAAGCTATGGGATAGCAGGCTAGCAAAATTTGTAGTAATGTAAGTATTTCTAActatctcaaaaagaaaaaaattagtacatttttaaaatgtggTCAACATCAATTATGAATATGTACGTTTCTGAAATAGTGAATGTAAAGTAgatattttttccaaaaaaaaatatcggATATTTTACTAATGAGTCAATTCtgtatttcattctttttttcaaagaatgCGGCCAATTTTTATCACTTTTGAGAGAAAGTACAATTATTATTACTGCACTTTGCAtggtaataataatattaaagtaaactaataattttccctttaaTTATTATAAGGCTTTCTTTCTTGAGTCTTGAATGATGCATATAACAATCAACCAGTTGGCCTTGTATCGCATATATCAATCAATCAAAGAAATTACACCATTTTCTGATTTCACTTATCTACTGAGCTCACACGGAACAAGTGCGAGAAATAAACCGTGGGCCAGGATTACAAAGGGAACGTGTAAGAAATTTTCGAGGAAAGATCATGCGGGTAGATCTCAAGTAGACTTCTGAGCTAGATCTTCAGGATTCAAAGAGAATGATTTCGTGAAAACCACGTTGGTATTTATTCAAAGTCAAGAAGAGTAGCGACTTTCAGTCTTCGAAAAGTTTGCATTTCAATTAATAAAGCGTGTTAGAGTGATGCATATATATAAGAACAAACCATTTGCCATGGGCATTGCACTCATCAATCAATCATACACTTTATTTAAACATGGCTCCCTCTGTCTCCATTTCCATTCTGGTATTAGCATTATGGGTTCTTTGCATATTCACGCACTCCGCAACTATGGTTGTTTCAGCTAACTCATCAGCGCTAGAACTAGAAGCCAAGGCTCTGCTGGAGAGTGGGTGGTGGTCCTGGTGGAGTAACTACACCAATGGTTCCTCCTTAAGTCATTGCGCGTGGCGTGGAATTAAATGCAAAGATGGCGGAAGCGTCATAGAGATTGACATGGAAGAGGTCTATCTGGGAGATAAGTTTCGAAAATTCAACTTCTCATCCTTCCCAAATTTACAAGTTCTTTATCTTTATAATACTGGACTCCAAGGAAGCATCCCGCCAGAGATTGGTACTCTTTCTAAACtcacctctctttctctatccATGAATAATCTCACGGGTAATTTGCCTCTTTCACTTACAAACCTCACTCAATTAGAGGCGTGTTCCATTCAGTATAATCTATTCAGTGGGTCCATCCCCGACGAATTGGGAAATTTAAAGAATCTTCGATATTTGAGTGCAAGTAATAACCAACTCACTGGTCAGTTTCCTCTTTCGCTTGCCAACCTCACTCAGTTAGAGACATTTGACATTTCTTCTAACCTAATTAGTGGGTCCATTCCTAAAGAATCTTTATAGTTTAGATTTGAGTAATAACACACTCACCGGGCCAATCCCTTCAACTCTTAGCCTTCTAACCGGTCTTTCTTATTTGGATCTGTCTTCTAATGAAATCAGCGGTTCTATAGCTTCAGAAATTAGATTTCTAAAGCACCTAGAATACTTGGACCTACAGCAAAACAAGCTCACTGGTCCACTCCCTTCATTTCTATGGCATCTAACCAATTTGACCTATTTGTCTCTTAATTCGAACCAAATCAATGGTTCCATTACCGCAGAAATCGGCAACATGAAGAATCTGGAAGAGTTGTACCTCAATTATAATGACATTGCTGGTCAAATCCCTATCACAATTGgtcatttaattaaattgaGAAATTTGTCCCTTGCTTGGAACCAAATTAGTGGCTCCATCCCTGCAGAAATAGCTAATTGCATTTTGTTGCAAAACTTAACTCTAAGCCACAACTACTTAACAGGAACCATTCCCTTTAACATGAGTAAcctttatttgttagtatatttAGATCTCAGCTATAATAACCTTAGTGGTTTCATTCCCCGAACTATCAGTCATTTAACTGATTTGGAAACTCTGTCCCTCAATTGGAATCAAATCAGTGACTCCATCCCCATAGAAATAGCAGATTGCAGGAGCTTGAAACACTTGTCATTAAGCCACAACTATTTAACTGGAAACATTCCCTTTCTCATTGGTTATCTTCATTTCTTAAATGCTGTTGACCTAAGTCATAACAATATCAGCGGAGATATTCCATTTGAACTTGGATCACCACCTTTAGAGCTCTTGGATCTTAGCTACAATAATCTGACTGGAAACATTCCCATGTTTTCTATTTCCATAAAAGAAATAAACCTTTCATACAATTCATTGCAAGGTCAAATCCCAAATGGCTACTTAAATTGTACACCTTACACATTTATCGGCAACAAAGATTTATGTGGCGACATCCAAGGTTTCCGTCCCTGCTTTCGAAATTCTCcaaatagtttctcaaaaattgTCCACCAGATAAAAATTGTTGTTCCCCTCAGCTTTTTCCTTGTGTTTTTACTTCTTGGGTTTATTTTCCTCTCTCGACGTGGGGATAAGAAAACTAAATCGGATTCAAGTGAGCCAAAGAATGGAGACTTATTTTCAATATGGAATTATGATGGAAAAATTGCATATGAAGACATCATCGAAGCAACAAAGGACTTTGACATTAGCTACTGCATCGGGACAGGCGGTTATGGTAGTGTTTACAAAGTATAACTGTCTAGTGGTAAAGTAGTTGCCATAAAGAAACTTCATCGCTTGGAGGCTGAGAACCCAACATTTGACAAGAGTTTCAAAAATGAGGTCAAAATGTTGACAGAAATCCGACATCGAAATATTGTTAAACTTCTTGGCTATTGTTTGCATAATCGATGCATGTTTTTAATATATGAGTATATGGAAAGGGGAAGCTTGTTTTCTGTCCTAAGCAACAATGTTGAGGCTATGGAATTCGATTGGATGAAGAGGATGAACGTCATCAAAAGTACAGCACATGCCTTATGTTACATGCATCATGAATGTGTTCCGGCAATTGTTCATCGAGATATAACCAGCAACAATATACTATTGAACTCTGAATTGGAGGGTTTTGTCTCTGATTTTGGCATGGCTAAATTTCTTGATCCTGATTCCTCCAATCAAACTTTAGTTGCTGGGACTTATGGTTATCTTGCTCcaggtaaattaatattctttttgtcATACTCCCAACTATTATTTTAAAAGGTTTGCCACATGTGGAGCTTTCTACATTTTATGCAACTTAGCATACTTTATTGTTTGTTATCTGATAGGACCATGCATGCATAATAGAAAATATCACTTTCACAACAGAAATTTTATATACTAGCAAGTTGTCCAATGTCTTCATAAAATAAGTATAtagaaataaaagtaaaacattaAGATTAAAGGTAAATGAAAGACATTACATCTTTTcatacttttcatttttttcttcttctcatgtATGCAGAATTGGCCTATACTATGGTGGTGACTGAAAAATGTGATGTTTATAACTTTGGAGTGGTGGCATTAGAAATATTAATGGGAAGACATCCAGGCGAGCTCATGACATCGTTATCATCATCTCAAAGTGTGATGTTAAATGATATATTAGACCAACGTCTCCCACCTCCAAACCGTTTGGTTGCAAAGGATGTTTTTCTTGTTGCTGCAATTTCATTTGCTTGCTTACACACTAAACCAAAGTCTAGGCCGACAATGAAATGGGTGTCCCAAGAATTTCTCTCTCACAAGAAACCAGTAACAAACCCCTTACACTCAGTTTCACTGTGGCAGCTGAGGAAccaagaaaattatataatcGGAGAGAGTGAAACTCAATAAGGAATGGAGAGGGTGAAACTCGATAAGGAAGTGCTTGTTTTTTCAGTTGAGAACCATATTGTTTGACGAACTTCTATGGCTAAAAATGTTGTGTTACAATAACAATACCTTAAGAATCTTGTGCAAGTTGTATGTGTTGTTCTTTATGATTTGTAACTGGTattttgcaacaaaaaatttatgtctTTTCCGCTTTTCTAATGCCACACATCTAGAATTCCCATAACCAATTGCGGAAGTTACGAAGGTTGATTTATATGCTTGATGCTTGACACTAGTTCAAGTCATTCCATAAGATTCAGTAATAATAAAGACAAATCTCAATAAGTAAAAACAAGTACTAACAAAACCTCCCTTGCTATCTACTCCCAAGCCACACAATCCTCTCTCTCGTCCCTTCCTCAATAAATGCTTAAGGGAAAATTCTTACTATCTCATGCAATAAAGTCTTTCATCAAAGTTTTTGTGTAATTAGGAATGAGATAGACCatagggcatttgttaatagatcaattaaaaaaagacaaaacttaggtacaatatttTAGGTGCTGTTCTTTAAGTTTCCTACTTAATATTGAGCCATAtggttacttaactaaaaaatacacttcaatCCTATgtgaaaaaattcatataacagaatcttaaaaagagAACTTAAGGTACAAAACATAGGACATTTgttaatatatcattttaagaaaggacaaaatttaattacaataaCTTAGGTGCTGTTCTTTAATTTCCCCACTTAAGATTAGGTCATGTCgctaattaattaaaaaatacacttcaatCCCATGAGGAAAAATCTACAtgacagaattttaagagaggaaCTTAAAGAATAGCAACTAAACAGTATACCTAAGTCTtgtcattttagaaaagttttaatacccatttttatggaaaatataaaaagctataaaaaaaagttaattatctttttcttttaccataaataattacatttttaaaaatatttccaaaaccaATGCCCTTAAAACTTCCGTTAACTTTTCCCTTGAATTTATATCTCCTCATGGTGGCAGGCAATAATTCCAAATCTCAAATGCGACTACCTTCCTGGAACACAAAATTAGACAATAACGCAAATCAAGCCCCATGGCAGAGACACCACTCCACCAAAATAAGCATGTCCTATTagataaaggaagagagagagagagagagcgagagagagagagagcatgtcCCAAAACCAAGATACAAGGAACTACCTGCTTGGAATAGCTTCTAAAATTAGAAAAGAATACAAACTTCAATTCCTTCTACCATACAAATTTCTCGTTTTCTATCAACTACAAGAACAAATATTTAAGCCCAACCTAGAGCATACCAAAAACCTATGATCACACCTTCACTCCATAAACTCAACTCTTAATATCAACATGAAAGAATCTCCACTAAGCAAGAAGAATCCCATCAGTGAAATCTCACGCAACATCCATGTAATTTGCATTAGCAGAACTCAAGCTTCCATTTTGCCACTGTTGCCAACAAAATTTGTTGAAAGTGGACGATAGTCATGTTCAGTGTAAGACCACAAACAGTCAGTTAACCTAATTTTCGTTTAAGAATACAGGTATACCCAGTCGGGTCTGCTCTCAATCACAATCAGTGTAAGATCACAAAGAATTAACCACATCGCTTATACCTCAGATTTTAAGGAATGCCTAACACATACTAGATCATCCAATTTATTGCCATCCATTTTGTACAAGGAGACACCTTGCATTTGCATGTAGTGATCTTGTGCTTCCTTCCTAAGACTTTTAAAAGGCATGACTTCCCATTTACTGTAATTTGAGTACTTCCTGACATCGCTCATGTCTGGAGATCCTGAGATGGGTCCATTGCTGTCAGGCTCAACATTGCCCCACACCTTACAACTACCAAACTGGCCCAAATCACCCACCTGACTACCTTGACTCTTCTTTAAGCGCAAAGCTGCAGCGTGAGCTCTGCTAATCATATCTCGACTAGGTACATCTGACCAGTCTTGCTTCCTCTTGGATCTCATGGGAGAATGGATTCTAATAACCTGACAGACATGAACCCTAGTCATTCGGAGAGAATAATTGGTGCATACGGGCCTGAGGTAATAAGAGTGTATGATAGCTtctcggggggggggggggggggggggaagagtaaaatggagagagaaaatatcCTTACACCAAGGCATTCTAGAAGCTGATAGTATGCTCTCCCTTGAAGTGGATTGTGCCCCTTCCTAGGTGTAGAGAAGTATCGCGTCCTATCATAAAGATCATGACATATATGAGCTAGAATGCAAAGATAGCAACATAGAGTATAACATGTAAATAAGGAAACCTGAATTTAATGATATCCTGATACAAGTCAAAAATATATATCCAGCCAGCATACAAGGCAATGGCAAATAACAATTAATTGAGATACAGATGCAAATAACAAGGACATCAGCAGGTTATCAATTGATggaaagtaaaataatataagCAAGAAAATCAGAGCTAACCATTCAGTATAACCAGGATCAACAGTGAAACCATATATGTCAACAATGTCGCACATGGAGAGTGCTAGTTCTATAGATTTCATTCCAGTTCCTTTGGCACCTCGACGCAGCACAATTCCTTGGAAAAGATAAACCGGATTTGGAATACTCTGCAACAAAAACAATCCAAAATGTCAAAATGATCACTATGTCTTTTAAGGAGGCCTCAATTAGTGGTTCTGCATGTAACAAGTGTCCAACCACACTACAACAAGAACATTTTACTAAAGCACTAAATGATAAAGGACGTTTACAGAAACAACTAATATTTATCATCACAGAAGCGAGGTACGTGGCAAACTGAAAGAATGATCTAGCACACGGATAGAAGCACGAGTTACACAAATTACATAACTCAGAAAAGCATCTCAATCACTCATTCATCTGATCATGATGCATGTCCTCTTTCTTCAGGTATGTGACCATTAAGGCCAGCATTAGATCTTGTTAGCTTATATGTACAGTCTTCCCACTTAACTATCTACTCAGCAATGAGGAATGCAATAGCGTTCTGAGACAAGATTTTCACCTTAATCATAGCATTGAAGTCTCTATGTGTCACACTTTTAATTATAAGCACCTCGTCAACTGCAAGAGAAAAGAATTGTGAGTCATTAAACTATCTAGATCCTGCACCAACAGACATTTATGACTTTACTAAAAAGGGCACCAAAATCAGAGGCATCCTAAATGGTAGTCAATAACAAAGGAACTATGGAAGACTAATCATATAGTTTatcactcctttttttttttttttaattattattatggaTTAAGGCTTGTTGTTGATGTAATCTAAAACTTATGTTCAACCTGTACCATCATTCTTAGAGATAATAGTGAATTTTCAATAGTCAGTGCTAGAATTCAAGTTGTGTGTTTCCATTGAAAagattgagcactataaaaatgGTTTTCTGTAAAATTTGGACGAGACTAAGAATCTTATAACAGTAAAAAATCTCATAAAGCATCAATAACTGGTTAggaaaaaacaacaataaacaGAAGAACAAGAAACACTACCATAACACAATTGAAATGCAAGTGCAGCATAACTCTTGTTtctaaaatatgataaaataagagagaagagaaaaatgcaCTAAATAAGAATTCTAAGAAcccaaattaataaaacaaaatatatagaaCAACTTACCAGACCCATTTAGAATGGTGACCATGTTACGAGCAGCACCCCTCACCACAAGTCGGAAATCCCTCTTCAGGCCAACATACTTGgcatatttctataatataTCAAAAGACAAAATGAATAATTTCACAAAAGAACTTGAGTATGTCTATCACCCATATTACACTAAAAaactcttgtttttttttttttggttgacatCTAATATGGAAAggaggaaatatcataattggAGTGCCTGGTGACCAGACATACCTATGAAAGTAAGTGTGAATAATAGATACTATGTAGAGGAAAATGCACGTTGGAAAGAACCAAGCAAATTATCTAAACAAACGATCAATTTCATTCACAAAAGGAGTATATGTGCATGTATAGCTAACAGAGACTCAACGGCCATCAAATAACTGCATATTAAGAAATGACAAGAATTCATTGATgataaggaaaatatttttcacctCATTAACAGGAGCCTCATTGTCTCGTATAACAGCATCATGACCATCAATCTCTTTCCCAAACATCGTCTTTAAGAGATCTCCTGAGTTTCCAACAACTGCACATCTGCGGAACTGCCGGGGATGAAAAGGGGGTTTCGCTGGTAAAATCAAATTCAGGTGTTCTTCACAAAGAGTCCGGTTATGGCATTTTTTTGCTCCCCTGCAACCAAGGAAACAAAGGTATAAAGAGACTTCCTTGATGACAAACCAAAATGACATGTATAAAACCACAAGGCATGACTGTGTAGAACCATACAATTGTGCTATCCTTTTTGCTGCATATTCTAGC is a genomic window of Quercus lobata isolate SW786 chromosome 2, ValleyOak3.0 Primary Assembly, whole genome shotgun sequence containing:
- the LOC115976852 gene encoding MDIS1-interacting receptor like kinase 2-like, whose product is MKNLEELYLNYNDIAGQIPITIGHLIKLRNLSLAWNQISGSIPAEIANCILLQNLTLSHNYLTGTIPFNMSNLYLLVYLDLSYNNLSGFIPRTISHLTDLETLSLNWNQISDSIPIEIADCRSLKHLSLSHNYLTGNIPFLIGYLHFLNAVDLSHNNISGDIPFELGSPPLELLDLSYNNLTGNIPMFSISIKEINLSYNSLQGQIPNGYLNCTPYTFIGNKDLCGDIQGFRPCFRNSPNSFSKIVHQIKIVVPLSFFLVFLLLGFIFLSRRGDKKTKSDSSEPKNGDLFSIWNYDGKIAYEDIIEATKDFDISYCIGTGGYGSVYKV
- the LOC115972230 gene encoding MDIS1-interacting receptor like kinase 2-like; the protein is MERGSLFSVLSNNVEAMEFDWMKRMNVIKSTAHALCYMHHECVPAIVHRDITSNNILLNSELEGFVSDFGMAKFLDPDSSNQTLVAGTYGYLAPELAYTMVVTEKCDVYNFGVVALEILMGRHPGELMTSLSSSQSVMLNDILDQRLPPPNRLVAKDVFLVAAISFACLHTKPKSRPTMKWVSQEFLSHKKPVTNPLHSVSLWQLRNQENYIIGESETQ
- the LOC115976853 gene encoding sialyltransferase-like protein 1, producing MRSHKTSSNNNKRPLLLHLVCSAVLFSLFVFAIQSSFFTGNQNKSDLNREEVRVLSEFQSSVQQCVANRGLGLTAHIIDHCKLILKFPEGTNSTWYNEQFKIYEPLEYTYDVCEAILLWEQYRNMTTVLTREYLDARPDGWLEYAAKRIAQLGAKKCHNRTLCEEHLNLILPAKPPFHPRQFRRCAVVGNSGDLLKTMFGKEIDGHDAVIRDNEAPVNEKYAKYVGLKRDFRLVVRGAARNMVTILNGSVDEVLIIKSVTHRDFNAMIKSIPNPVYLFQGIVLRRGAKGTGMKSIELALSMCDIVDIYGFTVDPGYTEWTRYFSTPRKGHNPLQGRAYYQLLECLGVIRIHSPMRSKRKQDWSDVPSRDMISRAHAAALRLKKSQGSQVGDLGQFGSCKVWGNVEPDSNGPISGSPDMSDVRKYSNYSKWEVMPFKSLRKEAQDHYMQMQGVSLYKMDGNKLDDLVCVRHSLKSEV